Proteins encoded within one genomic window of Rossellomorea vietnamensis:
- a CDS encoding C45 family autoproteolytic acyltransferase/hydolase gives MKEVVVDVLQSRGTYYEIGVRFGQKLRQSPLYSHHEKRRKKSLRDYNVKLLEVEGLLRQFAPGLWDELNGLSHGLQWSLEDTIHEYSGFQQEWKESGCSSLAKDGIYVRNYDYHPKTYEGRLLLVEPEGGYASIGFSGRGIGRIDGLNEKGLAVGFHFVNRIKPGDGFICTTIARILLDTCKNTDEAIEVLRRLPHRHSFNYSLYDQGGKAAVVEASPRGIGVYHHSTLSCTNHFQMNHMKKDNRHYLKDSQKRLDLLHSVQEKELTMDGAFKLFNRGDSPIFKKAYDAWAGTIHTCVFQCESLQCLIGFGESSDGLVVDFQEWVRGRNIPVRKMSGKFDTNEPFLFMEEVTE, from the coding sequence ATGAAAGAGGTTGTGGTAGACGTATTGCAGTCCAGAGGGACCTATTATGAGATTGGTGTTCGATTCGGACAGAAACTTCGGCAGTCGCCACTCTATTCCCATCATGAAAAGAGACGAAAGAAGTCATTGAGAGATTACAATGTAAAGCTGCTTGAAGTCGAGGGACTACTCCGGCAATTTGCACCCGGATTATGGGATGAATTAAATGGACTGTCCCATGGTTTACAGTGGTCATTGGAAGATACTATACATGAATATTCGGGATTTCAACAGGAATGGAAGGAGTCAGGATGTTCGTCATTGGCCAAAGACGGTATATACGTGAGGAATTATGATTATCACCCGAAAACATATGAAGGCCGGCTGTTACTCGTCGAGCCTGAGGGGGGCTATGCATCTATCGGATTTTCAGGAAGGGGAATCGGACGGATTGACGGGTTGAACGAAAAAGGATTGGCAGTTGGTTTTCATTTCGTGAATCGAATAAAGCCGGGAGATGGATTCATTTGTACCACAATCGCCCGCATCCTCCTGGACACATGTAAGAATACAGACGAGGCCATCGAAGTGTTGCGCAGGCTGCCTCACCGACACAGTTTCAACTATTCTTTATATGATCAAGGTGGCAAAGCTGCCGTGGTGGAAGCTTCCCCGAGGGGAATAGGGGTGTATCACCATTCAACCTTAAGTTGTACCAACCATTTTCAAATGAATCATATGAAAAAGGATAACCGACATTATTTAAAGGATTCTCAAAAAAGGCTGGACCTGTTACATTCAGTACAGGAAAAGGAATTAACCATGGATGGGGCATTCAAACTGTTTAACCGTGGAGACAGCCCGATTTTCAAGAAAGCGTATGATGCTTGGGCAGGGACGATTCATACATGTGTCTTTCAATGTGAATCACTGCAATGCTTAATCGGATTCGGGGAAAGTTCCGATGGATTGGTGGTGGACTTTCAGGAATGGGTCAGGGGAAGAAATATTCCCGTCCGGAAAATGTCAGGGAAGTTCGATACAAATGAGCCGTTTTTATTTATGGAAGAAGTGACGGAATAA
- a CDS encoding glycosyltransferase, with the protein MYFWIVALGLTIFLFTRIPTVKNSVHVRNSYLVKKCSIIIPARNEEKTIGRLLSSIRMQFIQPLEVIVVNDGSTDQTKAIALNEGAIVIDAPPLPNGWNGKSWACWNGAKESKGEFLLFVDSDTWFEQAGLLKICETYKMQQCQGVLTIHPFHKMETFYETFSMLFHLMVFASTSITHLFSWLCTPSGGFGQFFLCSRAVYERLGGHEAIKGEMVEHFALSQWAKKCGESVEAASGRNAISMRMYGEGIGQLFHGWSKSFASGAKSTNILLLGLSSLWMASLIALVIHSPDMIREYPYLFIIHYILLGGYFYFLVRRIGNFSVFETLLFPVHILFFLATFLHSFLNTFFRKRTTWKDRYVYIEKGKNEKMK; encoded by the coding sequence ATGTATTTCTGGATTGTCGCATTGGGCCTTACCATTTTCCTTTTTACGAGAATTCCGACCGTGAAGAATTCCGTTCATGTACGGAATAGTTATCTGGTCAAGAAATGTTCCATCATCATTCCTGCAAGAAATGAAGAAAAGACGATTGGGAGGCTTTTATCCAGTATTCGGATGCAGTTCATACAGCCATTGGAAGTCATTGTTGTGAATGATGGTTCAACAGATCAAACGAAGGCTATTGCCTTAAACGAGGGTGCAATTGTCATTGATGCACCCCCTTTGCCTAATGGATGGAACGGAAAATCATGGGCATGCTGGAATGGAGCGAAAGAGTCTAAAGGAGAATTCCTATTGTTTGTGGATAGTGATACCTGGTTCGAACAAGCAGGTCTGTTAAAGATATGCGAAACGTATAAAATGCAACAATGTCAAGGAGTATTGACCATTCATCCTTTTCATAAAATGGAAACCTTTTATGAAACATTCTCCATGCTGTTTCATTTAATGGTGTTTGCTTCAACCAGTATCACCCATCTCTTTTCATGGTTGTGCACTCCTTCAGGCGGTTTCGGGCAATTTTTCCTATGTTCAAGGGCCGTTTATGAGCGGCTTGGAGGACATGAAGCCATTAAAGGGGAAATGGTGGAGCATTTTGCCTTGAGTCAATGGGCGAAGAAATGCGGGGAATCCGTAGAAGCGGCAAGTGGCAGGAATGCCATTTCCATGAGGATGTATGGGGAAGGAATAGGTCAATTATTCCACGGGTGGTCAAAGAGCTTCGCTTCAGGAGCTAAGTCGACAAACATCCTACTCCTGGGGCTTTCTTCTTTGTGGATGGCTTCACTTATTGCGCTGGTCATTCACTCACCCGATATGATTAGGGAATATCCCTATTTATTCATAATCCACTATATCCTATTAGGGGGTTATTTCTATTTCTTAGTGAGAAGGATCGGTAATTTCAGCGTGTTCGAGACATTATTATTTCCGGTTCACATCCTATTTTTCCTAGCTACCTTTCTTCATTCATTTTTGAATACCTTTTTCAGGAAAAGGACTACTTGGAAAGATCGTTATGTATACATAGAGAAAGGAAAGAACGAGAAGATGAAATGA
- the msrA gene encoding peptide-methionine (S)-S-oxide reductase MsrA, giving the protein MNDREVATFAGGCFWCMVKPFDELPGIIDVVSGYSGGHLENPSYEDIKAGGSGHYEVVQITYDPALFPYERLLELYWPQIDPTDDGGQFHDRGEQYRTAIFYHNEHQKQLAEESKHTIEESGRFKKPIVTNVLPASTFYPAEEYHQKFYKTNPEEYKQDRAKSGRDEFIDGHWKNK; this is encoded by the coding sequence ATGAATGATAGAGAAGTCGCTACTTTTGCAGGCGGATGTTTTTGGTGCATGGTAAAGCCGTTCGATGAGCTGCCGGGGATTATTGATGTCGTATCGGGATATTCTGGAGGTCATCTTGAAAATCCTTCATATGAGGATATTAAAGCCGGTGGCAGCGGACATTATGAAGTGGTTCAGATCACCTATGATCCCGCTCTGTTTCCTTATGAAAGGCTATTGGAGTTATACTGGCCCCAGATTGACCCGACTGATGACGGTGGTCAATTCCACGATCGCGGTGAACAGTATCGAACAGCTATCTTCTATCACAATGAACACCAGAAACAATTGGCTGAGGAGTCAAAACACACGATTGAAGAAAGCGGGCGATTCAAGAAGCCGATCGTCACCAACGTCCTTCCTGCCTCAACCTTTTATCCGGCAGAAGAGTATCATCAAAAGTTCTACAAAACGAATCCGGAGGAATACAAACAAGATCGCGCAAAGTCAGGGCGGGATGAATTCATAGATGGACATTGGAAAAACAAATAG
- a CDS encoding ABC transporter substrate-binding protein yields the protein MKHTVKALLALLVAIGFLTACGTNDGEQTKKKETAEVNQNESGYPLSLTDALDNKVTLEEQPKHIVSLIPSNTEILFELGLNKEIVGVSDFDNFPKEAADKEKIGGMEFNVEKIVGLNPDLVLAHESTAKSAEEGLNQLKDAGVNVFIVQDAKSFEEVYNTIQDIGTLVGKKDQADSVVSEMKSDLKSIQEKASEITEKKRVYVEVSPSPDIYSTGKNTFIDQMLSMVNAENVMSEQEGWVQVNQEAVISSNPDSIITTYGYYSENPKEQIMGRKGWEDVTAVKNGDVHDVHSDLVTRTGPRLVEGVEEIAKSIYPEVFAE from the coding sequence ATGAAACACACAGTAAAAGCCTTACTTGCATTGTTAGTAGCCATCGGATTCCTGACAGCATGCGGAACGAATGACGGGGAACAAACGAAGAAAAAGGAAACAGCCGAAGTAAACCAAAATGAATCCGGGTATCCTTTATCATTGACTGACGCGCTTGATAATAAAGTCACCCTGGAAGAACAACCTAAACATATCGTTTCGTTAATTCCCAGTAATACGGAGATTTTATTCGAGCTTGGGCTCAATAAGGAAATCGTCGGGGTGTCAGACTTTGATAACTTCCCAAAAGAAGCCGCCGATAAAGAGAAAATCGGTGGAATGGAGTTTAACGTAGAGAAAATCGTCGGCTTAAATCCGGACCTGGTCCTGGCCCATGAATCCACAGCAAAGTCAGCAGAAGAAGGTTTGAATCAACTGAAAGATGCAGGGGTGAACGTATTCATCGTTCAAGACGCTAAAAGCTTTGAAGAAGTATATAACACAATTCAGGACATCGGGACACTTGTCGGTAAAAAAGATCAGGCAGATTCCGTTGTTTCTGAAATGAAATCAGATTTAAAATCCATTCAGGAAAAAGCAAGTGAAATAACTGAAAAGAAAAGAGTCTATGTGGAAGTTTCCCCTTCCCCTGACATTTATTCAACAGGTAAGAACACGTTCATCGATCAAATGCTATCTATGGTCAATGCTGAAAACGTCATGAGTGAGCAGGAAGGCTGGGTACAGGTGAACCAGGAAGCTGTCATCTCGTCTAACCCTGATTCAATCATCACTACATATGGTTATTACAGTGAAAATCCGAAAGAACAGATAATGGGAAGAAAAGGATGGGAAGATGTGACGGCAGTTAAGAATGGGGATGTTCACGATGTCCATTCTGATTTAGTCACACGGACAGGTCCAAGATTGGTTGAAGGAGTAGAGGAAATTGCAAAGTCGATCTATCCAGAGGTATTTGCAGAATAA
- a CDS encoding FecCD family ABC transporter permease: MQSRSIQRYLQNKIGITYGLAGIFILIAVLAGVSIGTISIPPMDILYIIGYKWFGFQMPDTVNPMFVNIVYTIRLPRVLLALLVGSSLAIAGASFQGLLRNPLADPYTLGVSSGASVGAVITLFFHWSIPFIGKFTLPFFSIVCSIITVFLVLWFAQKVERTMKVETIILTGIIFSSFLGSVISLMIALTGEELRQIIGWLLGSVSMRGWDYVAIILPFFLIGVVLLILNSKELNGMSFGEEQARHIGISVQKRKLIILIAGSILTGAAVAVSGTIGFVGLVVPHFLRRMIGHDHKHLLPLSILVGGGFLVLADLLSRTIIAPTELPIGVITALIGAPMFAYILLKKRGLST, from the coding sequence TTGCAAAGTCGATCTATCCAGAGGTATTTGCAGAATAAGATAGGGATCACATACGGATTGGCAGGGATTTTTATACTCATAGCAGTGCTTGCAGGTGTTTCGATCGGTACGATATCAATTCCACCGATGGATATCCTTTACATCATCGGTTATAAGTGGTTCGGTTTTCAAATGCCTGATACAGTTAATCCCATGTTTGTGAACATCGTCTATACGATCCGACTTCCAAGAGTATTGTTGGCTCTATTGGTCGGTAGCTCCTTAGCCATTGCAGGGGCTTCCTTCCAAGGGCTGCTACGCAATCCTCTGGCTGATCCCTACACATTGGGAGTATCATCAGGTGCATCGGTGGGGGCAGTCATCACATTATTTTTCCATTGGAGTATCCCTTTCATCGGGAAGTTTACGCTCCCCTTTTTCAGTATTGTTTGTTCGATCATCACCGTATTTCTCGTATTATGGTTTGCACAAAAGGTTGAAAGGACCATGAAGGTCGAGACCATTATATTGACAGGAATCATCTTCAGCTCGTTTCTGGGCTCGGTGATTTCATTGATGATCGCACTCACAGGTGAGGAACTGAGGCAGATCATCGGCTGGCTTCTTGGAAGTGTATCCATGAGAGGCTGGGATTACGTTGCGATCATCTTGCCTTTCTTCCTTATTGGGGTGGTGTTGCTCATACTGAACAGCAAGGAATTGAACGGCATGAGCTTCGGAGAGGAACAGGCCCGTCATATCGGCATCTCGGTTCAAAAAAGGAAGCTGATCATTTTGATAGCCGGAAGCATCCTGACGGGGGCAGCGGTGGCCGTGTCAGGAACGATCGGATTTGTCGGCCTTGTGGTTCCTCATTTCCTGCGAAGAATGATCGGACATGATCACAAGCATCTCCTCCCCCTATCAATCCTTGTAGGAGGAGGGTTCCTTGTACTCGCCGACCTGCTTTCCAGAACGATCATCGCTCCGACCGAACTTCCGATTGGAGTGATCACCGCCTTGATCGGTGCACCGATGTTTGCTTATATTCTTTTAAAGAAAAGAGGTCTTTCAACATGA
- a CDS encoding adenosylcobinamide amidohydrolase → MIDVNGVSVGYGDQKIVEDMNFHIDKGEFFGILGPNGSGKTTLLKAMTGLLPLMAGVITLKGRPLHQFSSRELATHVAVLPQISTEAFSYQVRETVMLGRYAHQKGFFKGTTDRDKEMVDKVMEQTGISSFQYRYLHELSGGERQRVFLAQALAQEPHLLLLDEPTNHLDLSYQKSLLDLIKNQTDQGTLTVVAIFHDLNLASLYCDRLLLLDQGTTKLLNHPEEVLKEEHIEEVYHTKVQKQAHPLVAKPQMVIVPEGSLTENLVLDERYMTLTEDCILYSAPFPLKCMSSGIIGAGIGWYSHFMNRRVPVDYDCRDYKQDMKEYLITKELDPSLSVGMMTALDLSNMICERFEMMGKSVFVIVTAGVGNAMDVSTSFQYDIDSKPGTINTWVFINGNLSDEAYIEALVTSTEAKVKALNDMEVRDKRNGNLATGTPTDSILIASSQKGEIEPFAGPITPIGKLIGKGVYEVTKKAIQRYMG, encoded by the coding sequence ATGATCGATGTAAACGGGGTCTCAGTAGGATACGGCGATCAAAAGATCGTGGAAGACATGAATTTTCATATTGACAAGGGAGAGTTCTTTGGCATACTTGGCCCAAATGGAAGTGGTAAGACGACGTTACTGAAAGCGATGACAGGTCTCCTTCCTTTAATGGCTGGGGTCATTACATTGAAGGGAAGGCCGCTTCATCAGTTTTCTTCGAGAGAATTGGCTACCCATGTCGCGGTATTGCCCCAGATATCGACTGAAGCATTTTCGTATCAGGTGAGGGAGACGGTGATGCTTGGAAGATATGCTCACCAGAAAGGTTTCTTTAAGGGTACGACCGACCGGGACAAAGAGATGGTGGACAAGGTGATGGAGCAGACGGGAATTTCTTCGTTTCAGTACCGATACCTGCATGAATTGTCAGGTGGTGAACGGCAACGGGTGTTCCTGGCACAGGCTCTTGCCCAGGAACCTCACCTCCTCCTTTTGGATGAGCCCACTAATCACCTTGATCTTTCCTATCAGAAGTCACTATTGGATTTGATTAAAAATCAAACAGATCAGGGGACATTAACGGTCGTGGCCATTTTTCACGATTTGAATTTAGCGAGCCTATACTGTGACCGTTTACTCCTATTGGACCAGGGTACGACGAAACTTCTCAATCATCCGGAAGAAGTGTTGAAAGAAGAACATATCGAAGAAGTCTATCATACAAAGGTTCAGAAACAGGCTCATCCTTTGGTGGCCAAACCTCAGATGGTGATCGTGCCCGAAGGATCCCTCACTGAAAACCTGGTATTAGATGAAAGGTATATGACATTGACCGAAGATTGCATCCTTTATTCTGCACCATTCCCGTTGAAGTGTATGTCCTCGGGTATTATCGGAGCAGGAATTGGTTGGTACTCTCACTTCATGAACCGACGGGTACCCGTTGATTATGACTGCCGGGATTACAAACAAGATATGAAGGAGTATCTCATTACGAAAGAACTGGATCCGTCTTTATCTGTCGGTATGATGACGGCTCTCGATTTGTCTAACATGATATGTGAGCGTTTTGAGATGATGGGGAAATCGGTTTTCGTCATCGTGACCGCCGGTGTCGGAAATGCCATGGATGTATCAACGAGCTTTCAATATGATATTGATTCTAAACCGGGTACGATCAACACCTGGGTGTTCATTAATGGGAATTTATCTGATGAGGCCTATATCGAAGCCCTCGTCACTTCCACGGAGGCAAAGGTGAAAGCTCTGAATGATATGGAAGTAAGGGACAAAAGAAACGGTAACCTAGCAACCGGAACGCCTACAGACAGCATTCTGATTGCTTCCAGTCAAAAAGGGGAGATCGAACCATTTGCAGGACCGATCACTCCGATAGGTAAGTTGATCGGCAAAGGAGTCTATGAAGTCACAAAAAAAGCCATCCAACGTTATATGGGTTAA
- a CDS encoding bifunctional adenosylcobinamide kinase/adenosylcobinamide-phosphate guanylyltransferase, which produces MGRLFFITGGVRCGKSSYAERLASELRTSNEILIYLASGVSTDREMENRILKHRLDRQSSHEKWKTIERPLAIGDIVDTIPSNAIVLLDCLTTLLTNELFNGGMEGGRNVEDRIYESVIQLADKVKALLVVSNELFHDIPPKTDEILQFQRMLGRLHRRLVEKSYIAIDMTVGIPVMKKGISMK; this is translated from the coding sequence ATGGGAAGACTTTTTTTCATAACCGGAGGGGTTAGATGCGGGAAAAGTTCCTATGCAGAAAGGCTTGCGTCGGAACTAAGAACATCGAATGAAATTTTGATCTATCTTGCGAGTGGAGTGAGTACGGACCGGGAAATGGAAAACAGGATCTTAAAACACCGACTGGATCGCCAATCTTCTCATGAAAAGTGGAAGACCATTGAAAGGCCACTGGCTATCGGGGATATCGTCGATACTATACCGTCCAATGCCATTGTTCTATTAGATTGTCTCACGACTCTGCTGACAAACGAATTGTTCAACGGGGGTATGGAGGGGGGAAGGAATGTAGAGGATCGTATCTATGAGTCTGTCATTCAGTTAGCAGATAAAGTAAAAGCATTACTTGTTGTAAGTAATGAATTATTTCATGACATTCCACCGAAAACAGACGAAATACTCCAATTCCAAAGGATGCTGGGAAGATTACATAGAAGATTGGTGGAGAAGTCGTATATAGCAATCGATATGACGGTTGGAATCCCGGTTATGAAGAAAGGGATTTCAATGAAATGA
- the cobS gene encoding adenosylcobinamide-GDP ribazoletransferase has product MRLVKSLLLNLQFFTVLPVRKEFSLGKSEMRWMVRTFPILGLLIGMFLSSGYVLLASFTPMSSLALSFYIWVMPILLTGGIHLDGYMDASDAYFSYRDLKKRLEIMKDPRIGAFGALSLVVLLSSRFLFIYESVHYSNTAVICLILLSIPIFSRILMGVSLILIPAAHNSGMGYSFSKDTKWNDVLWMLASLIGIIVTGVFLNSLFLYAAFTIVTVGFCLFVYSKSIKWFGGMTGDTVGASVEGVESILWMTIWLLLSFDMV; this is encoded by the coding sequence ATGAGATTAGTAAAGAGTCTACTCCTTAATTTACAGTTTTTTACGGTACTTCCAGTGCGAAAAGAATTCTCGCTTGGAAAAAGTGAAATGAGATGGATGGTACGCACATTTCCTATATTGGGTTTATTGATCGGAATGTTTCTCTCAAGTGGCTATGTGTTACTGGCATCCTTTACACCCATGAGCTCATTGGCATTATCATTTTATATTTGGGTGATGCCCATCCTCCTTACCGGTGGAATTCATTTGGACGGTTATATGGATGCAAGCGACGCCTACTTTTCCTACCGGGATCTAAAGAAGCGCTTAGAGATCATGAAAGATCCCCGAATCGGTGCATTTGGTGCCCTATCTCTTGTGGTATTGCTTTCCTCCCGCTTTTTATTCATATATGAATCCGTCCACTATTCTAATACTGCTGTGATTTGTTTGATTCTGCTGTCGATCCCCATTTTCAGCCGTATCCTCATGGGAGTTAGTCTCATTCTTATCCCCGCGGCCCATAATTCCGGTATGGGGTATAGCTTCAGTAAAGATACGAAATGGAACGATGTTTTGTGGATGCTGGCCTCTTTGATAGGGATCATAGTGACAGGCGTTTTCCTGAATAGCCTTTTTCTTTATGCTGCCTTCACGATTGTAACGGTCGGATTTTGCCTGTTTGTTTACTCGAAGAGCATAAAGTGGTTTGGAGGCATGACTGGTGACACAGTCGGAGCAAGTGTAGAAGGGGTGGAGTCGATTTTATGGATGACTATATGGCTATTGCTTTCATTCGACATGGTTTAA
- a CDS encoding histidine phosphatase family protein: MAIAFIRHGLTDANERGKYIGWSNPSLSRKGIGKLKQIKRSFKPYEGCFSSDLNRCLETSHFLFPEASIIPSPLLRELHFGEWEGLTYEDLKGNEEYQYWLTDPSNSPPGGEGIHQFIKRVEVAWEQIKGQIDSLNGNRYSVITHGGVIRHLLTSLSPKSDPRSFWDWEVYHGNGYELGWKTEENWRDQNCTSLREVPLMARANG; encoded by the coding sequence ATGGCTATTGCTTTCATTCGACATGGTTTAACAGATGCAAATGAGAGAGGGAAATACATCGGTTGGTCGAACCCGAGCTTATCACGAAAAGGAATCGGTAAGCTTAAACAAATAAAGCGATCCTTCAAGCCATATGAGGGATGTTTTTCAAGCGACCTAAACCGATGTTTGGAAACCTCGCATTTTTTGTTTCCTGAAGCCTCTATCATTCCATCTCCTCTATTAAGAGAATTACATTTTGGAGAATGGGAAGGCTTGACCTACGAGGATTTGAAGGGAAATGAAGAGTATCAGTATTGGTTAACCGATCCCTCTAATTCTCCTCCAGGAGGGGAAGGGATACATCAATTTATAAAACGAGTCGAAGTTGCCTGGGAGCAAATCAAAGGACAAATCGATTCACTTAATGGGAATCGGTACTCAGTCATAACCCATGGTGGAGTCATTCGGCACCTGTTAACTTCTCTTTCCCCCAAAAGTGATCCTAGATCTTTTTGGGATTGGGAGGTCTACCACGGAAACGGATATGAATTGGGTTGGAAAACAGAAGAGAATTGGAGGGACCAGAATTGTACTTCATTACGGGAGGTTCCTTTAATGGCAAGGGCCAATGGGTAA
- a CDS encoding bifunctional adenosylcobinamide kinase/adenosylcobinamide-phosphate guanylyltransferase, whose protein sequence is MYFITGGSFNGKGQWVRKHFRLKRSDTEWVRLFTEGMEEAHPSKPILVLEGLEYAVRSALLRGERDVRKEFFQRMEELKKWEEEHPERKVIWIGSEIGKGIVPIDHISREWRDVTGWIYQDLAQKSHKVWLVWYGMATSIKG, encoded by the coding sequence TTGTACTTCATTACGGGAGGTTCCTTTAATGGCAAGGGCCAATGGGTAAGAAAGCATTTTCGTTTGAAGAGAAGCGACACGGAATGGGTCCGGTTATTTACAGAAGGGATGGAAGAAGCCCATCCATCAAAGCCCATCCTCGTGTTGGAGGGGCTTGAGTATGCCGTTCGATCTGCCCTTTTACGTGGGGAGCGCGACGTTAGGAAAGAATTCTTCCAACGGATGGAGGAGTTGAAGAAGTGGGAAGAAGAACATCCAGAACGAAAAGTGATCTGGATCGGGTCAGAAATAGGGAAAGGAATTGTACCCATAGACCACATTTCAAGGGAATGGAGAGATGTGACGGGCTGGATTTATCAGGACCTTGCCCAAAAGTCGCATAAGGTATGGCTTGTTTGGTATGGCATGGCTACTTCAATAAAAGGGTAA